From a single Thermothielavioides terrestris NRRL 8126 chromosome 3, complete sequence genomic region:
- a CDS encoding glycoside hydrolase family 94 protein (CAZy_ID 269825): MRKEAPILQPSNNGDRYELTSPTAMPKAGGFLWNQKMMIQITCRGYATAQFMQPEPAKYAHAPNIEAKTFMQPEQNYYAHHPGRFVYIKDLETGQLFSAPYEPVRASLDRFVFSVGKSDVAWAVEHMGIRVEMVMGLPTHDVAELWTIKVTNISGRPRKISVTPYFPIGYMSWMNQSAEWNPDLVGVVASSVTPYQKATDYFKNKYLKDKTYFLCETPPDSWEASQEAFEGEGGLHNPSALQEPQLSNSDARYETPTAAVQYRVALEAAEDQEYRFMFGPAYDEAEIRTMRSRYLSKQAFVRTADEYAAYMERGRGCLRIETPDKELDNFVNNWLPRQVYYHGDVNRLTTDPQTRNYLQDNMGMNYIRPEVARGAFLKALSQQEANGSMPDGILLAEGAELKYINQIPHTDHCVWLPLTLDVYLGETGDYGLLKEPVRTENGDNFTVFERVSRAMDWLLKSRDERGLSYIAQGDWCDPMNMVGYKGKGVSGWLTLATAYALNLWADVCDHEGAADLANRYRAGAQDCNAAANKHLWDGDWFARGITDDGVVFGIKKDPEGRIWLNPQSFAILGGAASPQQIARILPQVDAQLTTPYGVLMCAPPFTKMREDIGRVTQKATGSAENGAVYNHAAVFYVYSLYQLGGQHDRAYTHLRQLLPGPSEADYRQRGQLPIYIPNYYRGGWREFPRTAGRSSQLFNTGTVSWAYRCVIEGLCGLRGEPDGLAIRPQLPSAWDAIKVTREFRGATFQLDIRRGDVSEVTVRIGEQVLPQPKVTDIKVGETYRLSVLVPK, encoded by the coding sequence ATGAGGAAAGAGGCTCCAATCTTGCAGCCCTCCAACAATGGGGACCGCTACGAGCTCACAAGCCCCACGGCGATGCCCAAGGCAGGGGGCTTCCTTTGGAACCAGAAGATGATGATCCAGATCACCTGCCGCGGGTATGCCACGGCGCAGTTCATGCAGCCCGAGCCGGCGAAGTATGCCCATGCGCCGAACATCGAGGCCAAAACGTTCATGCAGCCGGAGCAAAACTACTACGCCCACCACCCCGGCCGCTTCGTCTACATCAAGGACCTTGAGACCGGACAGCTCTTCTCGGCGCCGTACGAGCCTGTGCGCGCCAGTCTCGACCGCTTCGTCTTCTCTGTTGGCAAGAGCGATGTTGCCTGGGCCGTCGAGCACATGGGTATCCGCGTCGAGATGGTTATGGGCCTGCCGACCCACGACGTGGCCGAGCTGTGGACCATCAAGGTGACCAACATTTCCGGCCGCCCCCGCAAGATCAGCGTGACGCCCTACTTCCCCATCGGCTACATGTCGTGGATGAACCAGTCGGCCGAGTGGAATCCGGACTTGGTGGGCGTCGTGGCCAGCAGCGTCACGCCCTACCAGAAGGCCACCGACTACTTCAAGAACAAGTACCTCAAGGACAAGACGTACTTTTTGTGCGAGACCCCGCCAGATTCGTGGGAGGCAAGTCAGGAAGCGTTCGAGGGCGAGGGAGGGCTCCACAACCCGTCCGCCCTGCAGGAACCGCAGCTGAGCAACAGCGATGCGCGGTACGAGACGCCGACAGCCGCTGTGCAGTACCgcgtcgcgctcgaggccgccgaggaccaAGAGTACCGCTTCATGTTCGGGCCCGCCTACGACGAGGCTGAGATTCGCACCATGCGATCCCGGTATCTGAGCAAGCAGGCGTTTGTGCGGACGGCGGACGAGTATGCCGCCTACATggagcgcggccgcggctgcttgCGCATCGAGACGCCCGACAAGGAACTCGACAACTTTGTCAACAACTGGCTGCCCCGCCAGGTGTACTACCATGGCGACGTCAACCGCCTGACCACGGACCCGCAGACACGCAACTACTTGCAGGACAACATGGGCATGAACTATATCAGGCCCGAAGTGGCTCGCGGCGCCTTCCTCAAGGCCCTTTCCCAGCAAGAGGCAAACGGGTCCATGCCCGACGGGATCCTTctcgccgagggcgcggaGCTCAAGTACATCAACCAGATCCCGCACACCGACCACTGTGTCTGGCTGCCCCTCACCCTGGACGTGTATCTCGGGGAGACCGGCGACTACGGTCTACTAAAGGAGCCCGTCCGCACAGAGAATGGGGACAACTTCACCGTATTCGAGCGCGTCAGCCGCGCCATGGACTGGCTGCTCAAGTCGCGCGATGAGCGCGGCCTCAGCTACATCGCGCAGGGCGACTGGTGCGACCCGATGAACATGGTCGGCTACAAGGGGAAGGGCGTGTCCGGATGGCTCACTCTTGCGACCGCTTACGCCTTGAATCTCTGGGCCGACGTCTGCGACCATGAAGGTGCCGCCGACCTGGCGAACCGCTACCGTGCCGGCGCCCAAGACtgcaacgccgccgccaacaagcACCTCTGGGACGGCGACTGGTTCGCCCGCGGCATcaccgacgacggcgtcgtcttcggcATCAAAAAGGACCCGGAGGGCCGCATCTGGCTCAACCCGCAATCCTTCGCtatcctcggcggcgccgccagcccccAACAAATCGCGCGCATCCTGCCGCAAGTTGACGCTCAACTGACCACCCCCTACGGCGTGCTCATGTGCGCTCCACCCTTCACCAAGATGCGCGAGGACATCGGCCGGGTCACGCAGAAGGCCaccggctcggccgagaaCGGCGCCGTCTACAACCATGCCGCCGTCTTCTACGTCTACAGCCTGtaccagctcggcggccagcacgaccGCGCCTACACCCATCTGCGCCAGCTGCTCCCCGGCCCCTCCGAGGCCGACtaccgccagcgcggccagctgcCCATCTACATCCCCAACTACtaccgcggcggctggcgcgagTTCCCCCGCACCGCCGGCCGCTCCAGCCAGCTGTTCAACACGGGCACCGTGTCGTGGGCGTACCGGTGCGTGATCGAGGGCCTGtgcggcctgcgcggcgagccCGATGGCCTGGCCATCCGCCCGCAGCTGCCGAGCGCGTGGGACGCGATCAAGGTGACCCGCGAGTTCCGCGGTGCCACGTTCCAGTTGGATATCCGGAGGGGGGATGTCAGCGAGGTGACGGTCAGGATTGGGGAGCAGGTCCTGCCGCAGCCCAAGGTCACGGACATCAAGGTCGGTGAGACCTACCGACTTTCGGTGCTGGTGCCCAAGTAG
- a CDS encoding carbohydrate esterase family 16 protein (CAZy_ID 269956) yields MGLQYLKTTTAAVAILAAACGSMPGVQAADVASLWGQCGGIGYTGPTQCVSGAVCTHYNDWYYQCIPGATTSAVTTSSTSPVKLTTTSTPTTLSTSTSTTSSGSGPTSSSAPAAVKYLITFGDSYSQTGFDINSTKPAPGNPLGNPPLPGWTASGGLNWVGFLTSVFNTTTVLTYNFAYGGATTNATLVAPYEPTVLSLIDQVAEFSGSIASKPSYAPWTAQNSLFGVWIGVNDVGNSWWLSNYTQIVDQIMDSYFGRLQVLYDAGARNFVLLSVPPINRTPLMLAESTDSQQAEATAIAAYNAALTTRLAAFTSKNSGVTGKIVDTSVPFNTALDNPTAYGAPDNTCYNSDGTSCLWFNNYHPGIAINKLVAQAVADAWKGTFF; encoded by the exons ATGGGGCTGCAGTACCtgaagacgacgacggcggcggtcgcgaTCCTTGCCGCGGCTTGCGGCTCTATGCCGGGAGTGCAAGCTGCAGATGTGGCCAGCCTATGGGGCCAGTGTGGTGGGATCGGCTACACAGGACCGACACAGTGCGTCTCTGGTGCTGTGTGCACGCACTACAACGACTGGTACT ACCAGTGTATCCCAGGGGCCACCACCAGCGCGGTTACCACTTCCAGCACTTCGCCTGTCAAGTTGACCACCACATCCACGCCAACGACGCTCTCCACATCCACAAGCACAACAAGCTCGGGCAGCGGTCCCACCAGCAGCtccgccccagccgcagTAAAGTACCTCATCACCTTTGGCGACTCGTACTCGCAGACGGGCTTTGACATCAACTCGACCAAGCCCGCGCCCGGCAACCCGCTCGGGAACCCGCCTCTGCCTGGCTGGACGGCCAGCGGTGGGCTCAACTGGGTCGGCTTCCTCACGTCTGTGTTCAACACGACCACGGTGCTGACCTACAACTTTGCCTacggcggcgccaccaccaacgCCACCCTCGTCGCGCCCTATGAGCCCACGGTGCTGAGTCTGATCGACCAGGTGGCAGAGTTTAGCGGCAGCATCGCGTCGAAGCCCTCCTACGCGCCGTGGACGGCCCAGAATTCGCTGTTTGGTGTGTGGATTGGCGTGAATGACGTGGGCAACTCGTGGTGGCTGTCGAACTACACCCAGATCGTCGACCAGATCATGGACAGCTATTTTGGACGACTGCAAGTCCTGTACGACGCTGGAGCGAGGAACTTTGTATTGCTCAGCGTGCCCC CCATCAACCGGACACCCCTGATGCTTGCGGAGTCAACAGACTCCCAGCAGGCAGAGGCAACCGCCATTGCGGCATACAACGCTGCCCTCACCACCAGGCTGGCTGCCTTTACGAGCAAGAACAGCGGTGTCACCGGCAAGATCGTCGACACGAGCGTGCCCTTCAACACGGCGCTTGACAACCCGACAGCCTATGGGGCTCCTGACAACACCTGCTACAACAGTGATGGCACGTCGTGCCTGTGGTTCAACAACTACCACCCGGGAATTGCGATCAACAAGTTGGTGGCGCAGGCAGTGGCCGATGCCTGGAAGGGCACCTTCTTCTGA
- a CDS encoding glycosyltransferase family 1 protein (CAZy_ID 269758) translates to MSTPTGTPSAPLPLILILCTSSTAPGHVLPLCAIARHLVARGYAVTFVGGAHHRALIEAAGATFFPVDGSLTPEHGPLLPRWAAARARIPEGWPRMAHDFATFFVGQIEGQVRSTQAALEAVRRQARPAGREVLVVCETMWFGYLPWKWGKKDRPEGWAEGESMPRSLGVNVTPLMLDGVGMPPFPLGLTPVGDGGGGGPLAAAAVRERDALLREWLYKYVAKEAYDAFREKMKACGGTEVPDEWMVNLSVTAHDTTLQLCHPLLEYPRADLPEHVKFAGCLPPSKTVPPGFVFPAWWERDVVGNARLAADDPARRSVVVVSQGTLVRDYSMLLAPTIRALAGRKDVLLIALLGRQGAEVPPGILPSPEESVDVGNVRIADFIPYDSVLTYADVMVFNAGYGGFMHCVVNGVPVVAAGITEDKAEVSARVEWTGVGINLRTGRPSISAVAAAVDEILRNDKYRARARELAVEVAKGNPLEVVERELRALTQG, encoded by the coding sequence ATGTCCACCCCCACCGGCACCCCCtccgcccccctccccttgATCCTCATCCTCTGCACCTCGTCCACAGCACCAGGCCACGTCCTCCCGCTCTGCGCCATCGCACGCCACCTCGTCGCGCGGGGGTACGCCGTGACCTTCGTGGGGGGCGCGCACCACCGGGCGCTgatcgaggcggccggcgcgaccTTCTTCCCCGTCGACGGGTCGCTGACGCCCGAGCacggcccgctgctgccgcgctgggcggccgcgcgcgcgcgcatcCCCGAGGGCTGGCCGCGCATGGCGCACGACTTCGCCACCTTCTTCGTCGGCCAGATCGAGGGCCAGGTGCGCAGCAcgcaggccgcgctggaggctgtgcgccggcaggcgcggcctgctggcAGGGAGGTGCTGGTTGTCTGCGAGACTATGTGGTTTGGGTATTTGCCGTGGAAGTGGGGGAAGAAGGACAGGCCGGAGGGGTGGGCGGAAGGGGAAAGCATGCCCAGGAGTCTGGGCGTGAACGTGACGCCGCTGATGCTGGATGGGGTAGGGATGCCGCCGTTTCCGCTCGGGCTGACGCCCGTGGGTGAcgggggtggtggggggccgctggcggcggcggcggtcaggGAGCGGGACGCGCTGCTGAGGGAATGGCTGTACAAGTACGTCGCGAAGGAGGCGTACGATGCGTTCAGGGAGAAGATGAAGGCGTGCGGCGGGACCGAGGTGCCGGACGAGTGGATGGTCAACCTGAGCGTGACGGCGCACGACACCACACTGCAGCTGTGCCATCCGCTGCTGGAGTACCCGCGCGCGGACCTGCCGGAGCACGTCAAGTTTGCGGGCTGCCTGCCGCCCAGCAagacggtgccgccggggTTCGTGTTTCCGGCCTGGTGGGAGCGGGACGTGGTGGGCAATGCGCGGCTGGCCGCGGACGATCCGGCCAGGCGCAGCGTCGTGGTCGTCTCGCAGGGCACGCTGGTGAGGGACTACAGcatgctgctggcgccgacGATCAGGGCGCTGGCTGGCAGGAAGGACGTGCTGCTCATCGCGCTGCTGGGGAGGCAGGGCGCTGAGGTCCCGCCGGGGATTCTGCCGTCGCCCGAGGAGAGCGTCGATGTCGGAAACGTCCGCATCGCCGACTTCATCCCGTACGACTCGGTGCTTACATACGCCGATGTCATGGTCTTCAATGCTGGCTACGGCGGGTTTATGCACTGTGTCGTCAACGGCGTGCCCGTTGTGGCGGCAGGCATCACCGAGGACAAGGCCGAGGTCTCTGCGCGCGTGGAGTGGACCGGGGTCGGCATCAACCTCCGCACCGGACGACCGTCCATTTCCGCTGTGGCCGCTGCTGTTGATGAGATCCTGCGAAACGACAAGTACCGGGCCCGGGCCAGGGAACTGGCAGTCGAGGTGGCCAAGGGGAATCCCCTGGAGGTGGTCGAGAGGGAGCTGCGTGCGCTCACTCAGGGGTAG
- a CDS encoding carbohydrate esterase family 4 protein (CAZy_ID 269892): MLAETVLAGLLLASGAAAAATPGVVIQKCSNPGMLALAYDDGPYQYTSQLVDILDQAGAKGTFFWTGTLYGCIYNQAAAVKKAYASGHQIASHTWTHPYLGQLSESQIRTEMTKVEDALVNLIGKKPAYMRPPYLDTSGAVLPTLKAMGYKVITDDIDTGDWNHNTPAQSEALFTQAGPGGNGHIPLMHEVYNTTVHELTPWLINWAKQNNLKLVTVAECLGDAGGMYQPGNFTPNGQTTCS; this comes from the exons ATGCTCGCGGAAACTGTCCTTGCCGGCCTGTTGCTGGCttctggcgcggcggccgccgcgacaCCCGGAGTGGTCATCCAGAAGTGCAGCAACCCGGGGATGCTGGCGCTCGCGTACGACGACGGCCCGTACCAGTACACGTCGCAGCTGGTGGACATCCTcgaccaggccggcgccaagGGCACCTTCTTCTGGACCGGCACGCTCTACGGGTGCATCTACAACCAAGCCGCGGCCGTCAAGAAGGCGTATGCCTCGGGCCACCAGATCGCGTCGCACACATG GACGCACCCCTACCTGGGCCAGCTGAGCGAGTCGCAGATCCGCACCGAGATGACCAAGGTCGAGGACGCGCTCGTCAACCTGATCGGCAAGAAGCCGGCGTACATGCGGCCGCCGTACCTCGACACGAGCGGCGCGGTGCTGCCGACGCTGAAGGCGATGGGCTACAAGGTCATCACCGACGACATCGACACGGGCGACTGGAACCATAACACGCCGGCCCAGAGCGAGGCCCTGTTCACCCAGGCGGGgcccggcggcaacggccaCATCCCGCTCATGCACGAGGTCTACAACACGACCGTCCACGAGCTCACGCCCTGGCTGATCAACTGGGCCAAGCAGAACAACCTAAAGCTGGTCACTGTTG CCGAGTGCCTCGGCGACGCTGGTGGCATGTACCAACCGGGAAACTTCACGCCCAATGGCCAGACCACTTGCTCGTGA